GAAGCCGCTGCCCTGCTGGGGAACGACGGCCTTAAAGTTGGCGACACTGTTTATCGTGCCGATATAGCCCGTGACCACGTGTTGCAGGCAACCTTCGGCGGACAGGTGTTGAAGCCCGGCGATAAACTGCCTAAAGGCTCGCGCGTGGATATGGTACTGGGCGATGGTCAGGGCGCCAGCGAAGTGGATATCCCACAACTGGTAAACCAGGACCTGGATGCAGCCAGGTTTGCCATCCGCGGCGCACAGTTAACCATTGGCGAGATTACCTACCAGGGCCCAATCACCGATTCGGCTAATCTGGTGGTGGTATCACAATCGCCGGCACGTACAGACTCTGTTTCTAAAACCAGCATAGGCACTCGCGTAAACCTGGTGGTAACTCAAGGCAAGGTACAAAATGAGCCACAACCCTAATGATATTGCCGCTCAGGAGATGGCCCAGCGCTTGCAACATCCGGAAACATTAAACCTGCTGGATGTACGCGAGGTAATGGAGTACCATACCTACAACATTGGCGGCCTTAACATACCGTTGGGTAAACTACCCGCCGCACTGGAAGATCTGGAATGGGAGAAGCACGAGGAGATCATTGTAATTTGCAAAGCCGGACTGCGCAGCAAAACGGCGCAATCAATTTTGCAACAAAATGGTTATCTTCATGTTCGTAACCTTACGGGCGGCATTTTGGCGCTGCAAAAATTAAAATAACATCAATACCCTTTTGAATAAACAGTATGGCTGAACAGCAAAAATCATCCGTAGTAAAAAAATTTATTATAGCGCTGGTAGTAATAATTATACTGGCGCTGGGCGGCACAGGTTTGTTTTATTACCTGCGTTATTTTGGCCCCAATGTAACCGGTAATGAAGATTACCTGTACATCCGCACCGGCTCAACCTATGCCGAGGTTTATCAAACCATCAGAGATAAAAAGATGGTTAAAGATACCACCACCTTTAACTGGGCGGCCATTAACATGAAATATACCACCCGCGTAAAACCGGGTAAATACCGCCTGCACTCGGGCATGAGCAACCGTCGTTTAATTAACATGCTGGCTTCGGGCACGCAGGAACCGGTGGAAGTATCATTCCACGGTTTCAGGCTGAAAGAGCAGTTTGCAGGTTTCATCTCTAAAAAGATCGAGCCAGATTCTGTTAAGCTGCTTAGCTATCTGGACTCGGCTAAGTTTGTAGCCCAATATGGTTTCACCACAGAGAATGTGTATGTGATGATGATGCCAGACACCTATCAGATGTACTGGAACTCATCGCCAGAGAAATTCTACAAACGCATGTATACCCATTACGAGACGTTCTGGACCGCAGCCCGCAAACAACAGGCAGCAGCAGCAGGCCTAACTCCTATTGAAGTATCCATCTTAGCTTCTATTGTTGATGCAGAGGCATTGCATGATGCCGAGATGCCGAAGATTGCCGGTTTGTATCTTAATCGCCTGCACAAAGGCATGCACTTACAGGCCGACCCGACCATCATTTTTGCAATGCATGATTTTACCATCCATCGGGTATTGAACAAGTACCTCACCGTAAACTCCCCATACAACACTTACGCCAAAGCCGGTTTGCCGCCCGGACCAATCATGATGCCATCGGTAAATGCTGTGAAGGCTGTGTTGAATTATGATCATAACAATTACCTGTACATGTGCGCCAAAGAGGATTTTTCAGGCAATCATAATTTTGCGGTTACCGAGGCTGAGCATAAGCTCAACGCCAAACGCTACCAGCAGGCATTGAACGAAAGAAACATCAAGAAATAATGTTTGAGAACACTACCCGTGTGCGGGTGCGCTACGGCGAAACCGACCAGATGGGCTACATGTACTATGGCAACTATGCCGAGTTTTATGAGGTGGGCCGTGTAGAAATGCTGCGCAGCCAGGGCATGACCTACCGCTGGATGGAAGAACAAGGCGTGATGATGCCCGTAATGGAGATGAAGGTAAAATACCTTAAACCGGCCCGTTATGATGAGGACATCCGCATCCGCGTGATGATGGATAAAATGCCGGGCGTGAAAATTCATTTCCGTTATGAGCTGTATAACGAGCAGGACGAGCTAATCAACACTGCCGAAACCCTGCTGGCCTTTGTTAACATGAATACTAACCGCCCCTGCCTGCCCCCGCAGGAGTTTTTGGATAAAATGAAGCCTTATTTTACTTAAGCTAAGGTATGGAATGGCTGCACCGGTTTCTGTCGCGCTTTAGGTTCTACCAGTACTTTCTGGACTGGACAAAATCGGTCATCCTGCCGGGCTTTCGTCCGCTGCCATTGTACACGGTAGCGAGTTTCTTTTTTAAAGAGATCAAGCAAGACTCTTTGATCAACCGGGCATCGTCGTTGGCATACAGCTTTATGCTGGCCATCTTCCCTGTCATCATCTTTTTATTTACGCTGATCCCCTATATCCCCATCAGAGGCTTCCAGGATACCTTGCTGAATGTTATTGCCACCATACTGCCTACAAACGCGTATGAGGCCTTCTATTCAACCATAGAGGAGATTGTGAAGATCCACAACTTCAGTTTGCTGTCGTTCGGTTTCCTGTCGGCCACCATATTTGCCACCAACGGGGTTATTAAGCTGATGCGTGCCTTCAACAAATCGTCGCTGGTGGCAGAAAGCCGCACCTGGCTAAAAAAACGCTGGATAGCACTGGTGTTGACTATCTTCATCGCCTTTACGCTTATTGTGGCCATCAGCATCCTCATTATCGGTCAGGCGGTCATTAGCTACATTCAGCACGGCCTGCACAGCAAGAGCTCAGTTTGGGTGTACATCATTATGTTCTCCCGCTGGATAATTGTTGTGCTGCTGTTTTTTGCTACCGTATCTATTTTGTACCGATACGCCCCGGCGCATAAGCGCAAATGGAAATTTCTTAGCCCGGGCTCTATCCTGGCTACCTTCCTGGCGGTGTTCACTTCGCTGGGATTTTCTTTTTACATCAACAACTTCTCATCCTACAATAAGATCTACGGATCCATCGGTACCCTCATCGTAGTGATGCTTTGGCTCTACCTAAACTCGCTAATTATCCTCATCGGATTCGAATTAAACGCCAGTATTGAGCTTTCAAAACGCAATGTGAAGATTGTAAAACCCCGTTTTAACACTTTTAAGGGTGCAAAAAGCTCTGAACAGTAAAATTTTCATTCTGACTACCAATAAGTTACAATTATTTTAATTTTTTTTAACATCAAATTTGGCAATTCAGTTCGGTTTTGTACTTTTGCCCCCGGAGAGATGGCAGAGTGGTCGATTGCGGCGGTCTTGAAAACCGTTGACTGTTAAAGGTCCGGGGGTTCGAATCCCTCTCTCTCCGCCAAGAAGTTATTAAAACAAACTAAAAGCCTGCAAGTCAAATACTTGCAGGCTTTTTTATTTATACCAAATCCGCATTTTATGCACCAATTCGCATCATAAAGGTGAGTGATCAGGTGAGTAAATTTAAAGAGCGGACGACTCACCGAATTACTCATAAACTTCTGACCTACAACCCATTCATGAGTTGAACATCTTGATTTCTGGTACCTGCAAGGCTAAATTTGTTTCACTTTTTAATGTTAAAAACATGAAAACTAATTTCAGCTTGCTCTTTTATCTAAAGCAGCAGAAAAACTAATCAACCAATATAGATGGAGAGTGCATACTTATAGACCATTCGGCCAACTCGCTTAATTATTGCGTGTTTCGGGCAACATTCCGTAAAATAGCTGAGGGCCTCCCAAATTGATTATTATCCTATCTAAAATCACACCCGGATCAATCATATATATTCGCAAAGTATGCTTGCCTGAATTTAACGATGATAGCTTTAGCGAACGGATAATTGAATTGCTTAAAACTGCCTGTTTCCATTCTTCGCTGCGGCCAAAAGTTTTGAAGTCAAGTACGGTGGGCGTTCCGTTATCAACACTAACTGCATAGCGCACACCAAAATCCCGGTTTAACGCAAAAGTGGGTAAGGTAAAGAACTTAAATTCTGCTGGTGCGGCCTGGAATGTATAGAAATCATAAGACACAGAGGGCTTTTGTCTGATACCTTCTTCTGAAAGATCCTTTTTTACAGAAGCTTTGATCGTTATGGGGAGCGCTTCCATTAAAGTATCGGTTTCTCCGAGACCGCTCACCCTCCCCCAATGGTCCGTTCCATTGTCCTTTCTATCTTGAAAATGCTTGGCATATATGGATACATATCCGTTGTGCTCTATAAATCCATTAAAGTTTTTTAATGGAGCAAGATTATTACCGGCGCTCACAGCAATGCTGGTTTGCTTTCCTGCCGCTTGGATGATGATTTCTCCATTAGCTTGCTTGCCTTTTGGCACGGCCTGCCAATTGATAGTTACCCATAAGCGATTCTGGCTACCACCGCCGGCAGGGGTTAGTTTCCCTCCAGTTTTAGAAACTTTGATCCAGGGGGCTGATACATGCACAGAATAATCCACTATTTTACTGTCCGTTAAAAACACATCAATAAAATGTTGTTCACCGGGTCTGTCGTATTTAGGCAACGATAAAGGGGCTAAAGTTGCCACGGTATCAACTATGCCTTCGGGGATAGCCACCCAGCTTTCGGCCCGTTTATTTATTTTAAAGTCAAGTTCCGGAGCTATGAGGGCTGAAAGTTTGCGGGGATCAAAACTCATCATGTGTGCCCATTTGCCCGATGATAGTTTTGTGTTATAATAGTTTGTTTCGTCAACAATGCCCTGATAGGCTTGTTTAGATAGTGAAGCAAAGTAGTTGCTGATGATTCGACCTTCACTTCCATACAGGAAGGCTTTGTCACGGTAAAGAAACTTCTTCGTCATTAACGATGCCCCGACGATCGGATAGTATGCAAGTTGATAAAATGCATCCTGCCGGCTCGGGCTGATCTTAGCTTTTATCTTTTTAGTATCCCCCTCCAGTTTGTTATATAGATCGATCCTGTGTTGTGCCTGATCGCCATAAGCATAGTGGTTATAATCTGTTAAATGAACGGGGGTGTTTGGCTCTGTTTGGCTCCACCCCATAAACTCGGGCTTTCGTTCAAAACTCAGTTCATAAAATCGCCATAACACATCTGTAATATCCGAGGCATACCGATCACTGATATTGAAATTCACCCAGTTTCTGAGGTGCTGTTTGGTATAAGAGTTATCATAAAATGGTTTAATGTTATAAGCCATATCCAAAAACAACTCTGTTTGATATTCGTCTGGTTTTATGTCGCCTACGTTCAATACCCATATTTTCCGGGCGTTCATGTCATAAGCCTTCGTCATCTCTTCGCGCATTAGTCCAGGGCTACTGGAACAAAGCCATTGGTAATCATGCGGTCTGCCATAATAGGAAATATGATAGTAAACCCCCGAACCACCTGATCTGGTATTTTCTCTCTCGTCGCTCAGGCGTTGTATATAGCCGTAGTTATCATCTGGCCAAACCAGTGTAACATCATCCGGCACCTTGAGCCCGGCATCATATAAATCAAGCACCTCTTTGTAGGGCGTAAAAGCCTGCGGAACCTGCGTTATGTCTGGATTAACGAGATTTTTTAACATGTTGCGCTGGTTGCTAAAAATTCGTTCAAGTAGAGGAACGGTTTCTTCTTTAGTTTTTACGCCCTGGATCGGGCCATCGCTTACCCCGCGCATTCCAACCGTATAAATTCGATTATTAGGCCCCGCCTCTTTAACACGCGACTCCCAGTATGCGTCAATTTTTTGCTGGTTCGTAAGATAATTGAACGCACCCATCGTTTTTTGGTTCCATTCATCTACATTGTTGCGGAGCATTGGTTCGGCATGGCTCGATCCGATGACTATCTGGTAGTCATCGGCAACCTTAACATTCCCAGGATAGTGAAAAAATGCGCGGGTGCTGTAATGCATGGCAGGCCAAATTAAGTTCGCCTTCAAACGAAGTAATAATTCGAATACCTTCGCATAGGTTTTGGGGCCGATATCTCCGGTTTCCTTCTCAAAAGTTTTTGCAGCCCACGGCTGTAATCCCCAATCTTCGTCGTTAATAAAAATACCACGGTATTTAACAGATGGCGCGGGTGAATTGAAAGTACTGATATCAATTGAAAGCGTTTTTTGGACATTGGGTGTTGCGTCTGCCCACCAACTCCAGGGTGTTACGCCGATACGTTTCGAGATATCGAAAACACCGTATGCCGTACCTCTGGGGTCGCTTCCGGTAATAACCAATGCTTGATCAATATTTTTAAACGGCTGATTGATCGTAGTGATCTGATATTGTTCCCATTTATCTTTTAGATCTGTCAAATTGAGTTTACTGCCAAATGCTCGTATCAATTGAGATTTTGCTGTACCAATAAAAATTACATTTCCTTTTACCCTAGCAAGATCATTGGTAACGAACGGACGATAACCGGTTACAGACTCTATATCCGTGGATAACAGATGAGCAATTATCGAATCAAGTTTAAGATCATCAGAAGCATAAAGTATGGATACTTTGCTGGAGGTAGTTACAAAATCAAACTTTGTCGCCCCCTTTGTTTGCATGGCACTCACTAATAAGGCGAGTACCCAAAACGAGCGCTTTAGTGATTTTAAAAGGATGGTTTGTTGCATGTATTTCATCTATGCAGACTACTTTTTCTTTAGTTGTAAATGTTAAAACTGGGTTAATCTCTTACTGATCATAGCTGTTATAAAAAGGTTTAAAGGGAGTCACTACCTGTGTTGGTGAACCAAAAAGTTTTCGAAGCGTTTCCGGCCAGTTGCCATTGAGAGGTACAATCGAAAAATTTCCTGCTATCTTTTTTAAGTTTTCGAAGTTCACTCTCTTTTCAGGTTCGTTACCCTTGTTATAACGACCGGAAACATAGGCGTTGTGACTAATTACAATACCTTGTGCTGTGTTTTCTACAGCGATATTGGCTTTATCGGCTATGATCGCAATCCCTTTCCCATCGGAGTTTGACAGCACTGCAACATCTACATCTTCGCGATTGCCCTGGTAATTGATGTCACGACTATTTAGGTGATAGAGGCCAAACTCATCAAGCCTGTCCTTTCCTGGAAAAGCAGGATACAGGCCTTTTCCCGCCCAATGAAACTCGGTAAATGACGCAGGTATCAGGAACGATAGCCCAGCTTCAAGAGCGATACCTTTGGCATCTTTAGGGATAAAATTGTAATGCACATCGATACGTCCGCTGTCACTTATATCATACGTTATTGTACCATCAATAAACTGGCCCTTATGATCCTGCCGTTCGTAGGTATAATGAACCACAATCTGGTCATTGGCCATACTTTCGATCTTTGCCACCGGATTGGTAAGCAGGTGAGGATTTCCCGTAGGATAGTTGTCGGGTAAAGATTTTTTATCAGTAGCCAGTTCAGACATGGTTACCTTTCGGCCCACCCGGCTAT
This region of Mucilaginibacter yixingensis genomic DNA includes:
- a CDS encoding PASTA domain-containing protein, producing the protein MRRTVEMNKIWTYLKTKDFRKNFLGAIGTVVGVVLIVFFSLRYYTHHGAGIPVPALVGMPVEKAISTLEDQGFEYKIDSVYIMDKPPGTVTVQDPDAGTNVKEGRVIYLTVVTKLAPNVALPDLTDKTYLEAAALLGNDGLKVGDTVYRADIARDHVLQATFGGQVLKPGDKLPKGSRVDMVLGDGQGASEVDIPQLVNQDLDAARFAIRGAQLTIGEITYQGPITDSANLVVVSQSPARTDSVSKTSIGTRVNLVVTQGKVQNEPQP
- a CDS encoding rhodanese-like domain-containing protein — its product is MSHNPNDIAAQEMAQRLQHPETLNLLDVREVMEYHTYNIGGLNIPLGKLPAALEDLEWEKHEEIIVICKAGLRSKTAQSILQQNGYLHVRNLTGGILALQKLK
- the mltG gene encoding endolytic transglycosylase MltG encodes the protein MAEQQKSSVVKKFIIALVVIIILALGGTGLFYYLRYFGPNVTGNEDYLYIRTGSTYAEVYQTIRDKKMVKDTTTFNWAAINMKYTTRVKPGKYRLHSGMSNRRLINMLASGTQEPVEVSFHGFRLKEQFAGFISKKIEPDSVKLLSYLDSAKFVAQYGFTTENVYVMMMPDTYQMYWNSSPEKFYKRMYTHYETFWTAARKQQAAAAGLTPIEVSILASIVDAEALHDAEMPKIAGLYLNRLHKGMHLQADPTIIFAMHDFTIHRVLNKYLTVNSPYNTYAKAGLPPGPIMMPSVNAVKAVLNYDHNNYLYMCAKEDFSGNHNFAVTEAEHKLNAKRYQQALNERNIKK
- a CDS encoding thioesterase family protein translates to MFENTTRVRVRYGETDQMGYMYYGNYAEFYEVGRVEMLRSQGMTYRWMEEQGVMMPVMEMKVKYLKPARYDEDIRIRVMMDKMPGVKIHFRYELYNEQDELINTAETLLAFVNMNTNRPCLPPQEFLDKMKPYFT
- a CDS encoding YihY/virulence factor BrkB family protein, with translation MEWLHRFLSRFRFYQYFLDWTKSVILPGFRPLPLYTVASFFFKEIKQDSLINRASSLAYSFMLAIFPVIIFLFTLIPYIPIRGFQDTLLNVIATILPTNAYEAFYSTIEEIVKIHNFSLLSFGFLSATIFATNGVIKLMRAFNKSSLVAESRTWLKKRWIALVLTIFIAFTLIVAISILIIGQAVISYIQHGLHSKSSVWVYIIMFSRWIIVVLLFFATVSILYRYAPAHKRKWKFLSPGSILATFLAVFTSLGFSFYINNFSSYNKIYGSIGTLIVVMLWLYLNSLIILIGFELNASIELSKRNVKIVKPRFNTFKGAKSSEQ
- a CDS encoding glycosyl hydrolase 115 family protein; its protein translation is MQQTILLKSLKRSFWVLALLVSAMQTKGATKFDFVTTSSKVSILYASDDLKLDSIIAHLLSTDIESVTGYRPFVTNDLARVKGNVIFIGTAKSQLIRAFGSKLNLTDLKDKWEQYQITTINQPFKNIDQALVITGSDPRGTAYGVFDISKRIGVTPWSWWADATPNVQKTLSIDISTFNSPAPSVKYRGIFINDEDWGLQPWAAKTFEKETGDIGPKTYAKVFELLLRLKANLIWPAMHYSTRAFFHYPGNVKVADDYQIVIGSSHAEPMLRNNVDEWNQKTMGAFNYLTNQQKIDAYWESRVKEAGPNNRIYTVGMRGVSDGPIQGVKTKEETVPLLERIFSNQRNMLKNLVNPDITQVPQAFTPYKEVLDLYDAGLKVPDDVTLVWPDDNYGYIQRLSDERENTRSGGSGVYYHISYYGRPHDYQWLCSSSPGLMREEMTKAYDMNARKIWVLNVGDIKPDEYQTELFLDMAYNIKPFYDNSYTKQHLRNWVNFNISDRYASDITDVLWRFYELSFERKPEFMGWSQTEPNTPVHLTDYNHYAYGDQAQHRIDLYNKLEGDTKKIKAKISPSRQDAFYQLAYYPIVGASLMTKKFLYRDKAFLYGSEGRIISNYFASLSKQAYQGIVDETNYYNTKLSSGKWAHMMSFDPRKLSALIAPELDFKINKRAESWVAIPEGIVDTVATLAPLSLPKYDRPGEQHFIDVFLTDSKIVDYSVHVSAPWIKVSKTGGKLTPAGGGSQNRLWVTINWQAVPKGKQANGEIIIQAAGKQTSIAVSAGNNLAPLKNFNGFIEHNGYVSIYAKHFQDRKDNGTDHWGRVSGLGETDTLMEALPITIKASVKKDLSEEGIRQKPSVSYDFYTFQAAPAEFKFFTLPTFALNRDFGVRYAVSVDNGTPTVLDFKTFGRSEEWKQAVLSNSIIRSLKLSSLNSGKHTLRIYMIDPGVILDRIIINLGGPQLFYGMLPETRNN